A stretch of DNA from Tissierellales bacterium:
TTCAGTATACGTTCCAACATTTGATTTACTAGAACCTACAATACCTCTTTGTGAAATTCCAATAGCAGGAGATAAGCCCACAATACTTTCTACTTTAGGCTTATTTAAACCGTCAGTTACTAAACCCATTGATTCCATATATTGTCTCTGACATTCTCTTTGTAAAATATCCATTGCAAATGTTGACTTACCACTCCCCGATGGTCCCGTAATCGCTACCAATTTATTTTTAGGAATTGATATAGAAACATTTTTGAGATTATGCTCATATGCTCCAACTATTTTAATATATTCACTTATCATTTCTACCTCCAATACTACTTTTAATTGCTATAACATTGCTATATAATTAAAATATAAACTATAATGTTACATTACAGTCAAGGAGAAACTTATGAATGATATGAAAAAATATAAAATTAGTGAAGTAGCAAAACTATTTGATATCACAAGAACCGCTCTAATCCATTACGACAACTATGGATTGCTATCTCCTTCAATTAGAAATGAAAAAAATTACCGCTATTACACTTCAGATGACCTGCAAAAACTTGAACTTATCCTAGCACTTAAAGAAAGCGGATTAACATTAAAAGAAATCCAATCTTACTTAACTGAAGAAGGCAAAAAAACGAGCATAGAACTATTGAATCACCAAAAGAAGGAAATAGATAAAAAAATTGAAACACTAAAAATGCAACGCTATATTATTGAAAAAAGATTAGAGAACTTAACAGAATTGCATAGTATAGATATCTATGAAGGCATCAAACTAAATGAATATCCTGAAATGATTATCATTAAAGAACCTATTGGTTATGGTCCACTTATGACTTACGATTCTGCAGTAAGCCGATTAAGAAGGAAACTAGAACAAGAAGGTTCACTTTCAAGCAAGTTTGGTATCTGCTTCGATACAACCCATTCGGATCAATTAGGCAAATACAAAATGAAATATATCTTTGATTACTTGAATGCAGAAGGAAGTGCTCTTAAATCAACAAAACAGCCAAGTAGTAAATTTATTAGATGCTTGCACAAAGGTAAACATACAACAGTTGAGATAACCATTAACAAACTATTATCCTATGCCAATGAAAAAAACTACATTGTTTCTGGAGAGGCATACTTCATACCTCTATTCAATTATTGGGAATCTATTTCAGATGAGTTTGTAGGCGAAGTTTTGATACCTATAAAAATAAAAAATGATTAGACAACTAATCTATGCTTTGAATGGTGAATTGTAAAAAAGAGAATATAATTTGTGGAGGTGGCTATATATGAATTTGATTTTGACTGAAACGGATCAAGTAAGAGAACATACAAATTTAAGGGATGTATTTTTACCAATTAGAGAAGATGTAATTAAATATAATTGGTTGATATCAGATTATGAAGTTTATGATTCGGAAATTTTTAATGGAAATATAAGATGGTTTACAGGCGAAGAATTATTAAATATAACTGACAACAATGATATACAGTTTATATGGGGAGTTATTTCAGCGTTTGACAAAAGTTTCAAAATGGATTTGAATAATATTTCAACTATACCAGTGTCTTATGAACATAAAACATTGTGGAGTGACACTCCCCGCATACAGCATCCAGACTCATGTATTGAGATTGTTTGTATTGATAGTTCATCAACAATTTTACTGAGTAATGATAAAGTTATTACTTCAAAGTATAAACTTTATTATAAAGATGCAAAAAATTTAGATGAACAAAATAGATTAGTCAGCAGACAAAAACGATATGTTCAAAGTATTGTAGATGAATATTTTCAAATTAATGGAATTGATAAAGACAATATGATTTATATTTCACATGGATATTCTTATGATTTGAAATTAGACTATAATATATTAATAGCAAATTTGAGACATGTATTATTTGAAAGTGATTTTTTAAGAGTTCCAGAGGAGAAAGATACAGATGACATTTTTAGAATACTAAAAATGTCGATAATGAAAAAAGATATTTAATTTG
This window harbors:
- a CDS encoding MerR family transcriptional regulator; protein product: MNDMKKYKISEVAKLFDITRTALIHYDNYGLLSPSIRNEKNYRYYTSDDLQKLELILALKESGLTLKEIQSYLTEEGKKTSIELLNHQKKEIDKKIETLKMQRYIIEKRLENLTELHSIDIYEGIKLNEYPEMIIIKEPIGYGPLMTYDSAVSRLRRKLEQEGSLSSKFGICFDTTHSDQLGKYKMKYIFDYLNAEGSALKSTKQPSSKFIRCLHKGKHTTVEITINKLLSYANEKNYIVSGEAYFIPLFNYWESISDEFVGEVLIPIKIKND